A region of the Bryobacteraceae bacterium genome:
GGGGCCCGTGATTTCCGTGGTCCTGTAATAGTCAGCCAGCCGCTTCCGCGTCTCGCGGGCGCAGACCCTGACGGAACTGTCCCGCTCGAGATCCGCATCATGGTGTTTCCGGAAGAGCTCTACCGCGATCGTGCGTTCCTTGAGCGAGTGCGCTTCGCCCTCGAGGGCCTTCTCCACAACGAACCTCAGAAACTCGCGGCATCGCCTCGTGGATTGGAAGAAGTCGCTTTTGAGAATGCGGCTGAGCTCTTCACGAATGGCTTGTTTCTCGTCTGCTGACAACCCTTCGTGAGCCAAGAATCCGCGCCTCCTGCCGTCAGTGAATGGTCATAGTTTAACGAAAAAAGCAGGCACGTGCGAAGGCTGAAAGGCAGGAATTTCTGACTCATTCCGGCAGGCAGCCAGGCTGGCAATCCCGAACCGAGAAGGATTCGTGCGGCACCGGCCGGATTTTCTCCGCGTTCATGGTATTTCTCGCCGGGGATTGGGAACGGTACGATGTGAAGAGTCCAGTGATGCCGAACCGGTTGCTTGTCCGGGGAGCCCGGCAATTGTTAACTCTCCGTGGAAGCGGGACGCCGCGCCGCGGCGCAGAGCTCGGCGACCTGTCCATCATCGAGAACGGGGCGATGCTGGTGGAGAACGGGCGAGTCACCGCCGTCGGCCCGGCCAGCCGGATAGAGAACCTGACGGCAGCGCGCCGCGCCGAAGAGTTGCACGTCCGGGGCCGGGTTGTGATGCCCGGCTTTATCGATGGCCACACGCACCTTCTGTATGCCGCTCCGCGGCTGGACGACTTCGCCATGCGCATTTCCGGGCGGAGTTACGAGGAGATTGCCGCGGCTGGCGGCGGCATCGCGTCCACGGTGAGAAAAGTCCGGCGTGCCAGTCAGTCCACGCTGCGAGGGCAGGCGCTGCGCGAGCTGTGGCGGATGGCATCCTGTGGCACGACCACCGTGGAAGCGAAGAGCGGTTATGCCCTGGATGCCGCCGGCGAACTGCGCTGCCTGCGGGTTCTGGCCAGCCTGGAGGGCGAGCCGCTGGAAATCGTCCCGACGTTCCTCGGTGCCCACGCCGTGCCGCCGGAGTTTGAGGGACGCCCGGACGCTTACATCGACTACCTGATTGCGGAAGTAATGCCCGCGGTGGCCGCAAGGAAGCTGGCCCGCTTCGCAGACGTCTATTGCGACCGCAACGCCTTCAGCCTGCCGCAGGCGCGCCGCTACCTGGAGGCGGCCCGGCGCTTCGGGTTCGAACTGCGCCTCCATGCGGCGCAGTTTGCCGACATCGGCGCGGTGGCGCTGGCGGTGGAGCTGGGCGCGCGGAGCGTGGATCATCTGGAGCGGATCGACCCGGCGGTGATTCCCGTCCTCGCCCGTTCCAACACGGTGGCGACCCTGCTGCCCGGCTCGGTGCTGTTCCTGGGCGGCTCGCACTACGCCCCGGCCCGCGCGCTGATCGAAGCCGGCGCGGCCGTCGCGCTGGCCACGGACTACAATCCTGGCACGAGCCCCATGTGGAACATGCAGATGGCGGTGGCGCTGGCCTGCACGCAGCTCCGGATGACACCGGCCGAGGCGATCACCGCCGCCACCGTGAACGCGGCGCATTCGCTCGGCATCGCCGACCGGACCGGGACGCTGGAGGCAGGCAAGCAGGCGGATTTTGTCGTCATGGACGTGACCGATTACCGCGAAATTGGCTACTATTTCGGAGCGAATCTCGCGGTCACCACCGTCAAAAATGGGCGGATCCTGAATCCGCCGGATGAGGTTGTCATCAATGGAAAAGAAGCTGGTTGAGTGCGTGCCCAATTTCAGCGAGGGGCGGGACGAAAGCAGGGTCCGCGCCATCGCCGCCGCGATTGCGGCCGTGCCGGGCGTGACGCTGCTGGACACGGAGATGGACGCCGATCATCACCGCAGCGTGATCACCTTCGTGGCCCCTCCGGAGGCGGCCCTCGAGGCTGCGCTCGCCGGCGCGGCCAAGGCCGTGGAGCTGATCGACCTGAACAACCACCAGGGGGCGCACCCGCGCATCGGGGCGCTCGACGTTCTCCCCTTCGTCCCGCTGGAAGGGGTGACGATGGAGGAGTGCGTGAAGCTGGCTGAACGCGCGGCGGCGGAACTATGGAAACGACTGCGGATCCCCTGCTACCTCTATGAGGCCGCAGCGAAAAGACCTGAGCGCGCGCCACTCGAAAACATCCGGCGCGGGCAGTTCGAGGCGCTTCGGGAAGAGATGGGGCGGAATCCGGAGCGCGATCCCGACGTCGGCGAGCCGGTGCTGCATCCGACGGCGGGCGCGACCGCTGTGGGAGCGCGGAAATTCCTGATCGCTTACAACATCCTGCTGCGCACGCCGGACGTGGAAGTGGCAAAGCAGATTGCCCGTGCCGTGCGGTTTTCCTCGGGCGGCTTCCGCTATGTGAAGGCGATGGGTGTCGCGCTCGCCTCCCGCGGAATGACTCAGGTGTCCATGAACCTCACCGATTTTGAATCCACGCCGGTGCACCGCGTCTTTGAGACGGTGAAGCGGGAAGCGGAGCGCTACGGCGTGGCGGTGGCTGCCAGTGAAATTGTCGGTCTCATTCCGAAAAAAGCGGTTGAAATGACGTCAGAATACTATCTCCAGATCGAGAATTTCCAGCCGTCCGTGATTCTCGAAAACCGCCTGGCCGAAGCGATGGCCTCCCGCGGGGGCCTGAGGGAATTTCTGGACGCGCTGGCTGCGCCCACGGCGACTCCCGGTGGAGGAAGCGCTGCGGCGGCGGCCGCGGCGATGGCAGCGGCGCTTGGAGCCATGGTGGCGCGGCTGGCGAAGCTCGATGCCGGGGAATTCGAGCAGATGCGCGCGTTCTTCACCGAGGCGGTGGACCGTGATGCGGCCGCCTTCCGCGAGGTCATGGCCGCCTACCGCCGCCCGAAGGAAGAGCGCGGCCCCCATGTCGAGCAGGCGCTGCGGCTGGCCGCTGAGGTTCCTCTCGAAGTGTTTCTCAGGGGCGGAGAGCTGAAGGCGCGCCTTGAGTTGCTGAAGCAGTCTGCGCCGCCGAAATTTGCCTCCGACGTCGCTACCGGGATTGCGCTGGCGGAAGCGGCCCGCGCCGGGGCGCGGGAGAACGTCGAAATCAACCTGCAAGACCTGCCGGATTCCGACTTCAAGGCCCGCGCGCTTGCTGCCATCTCGGGTCCGGCGCCTTCCGGGCCGCTATCATAGGAAGCGTGCTGGTTTCCATCGACACAAGGCCCCGGCGTCCGGCGTGGCTGAAGGCGCCTGCGCCGGTCGGGGACAATTACATGGCACTCAAGCGGCTGGTGCGTCGGCTGGAGCTGCACACAGTGTGCGAGTCGGCCGCCTGCCCCAACATCGGTGAATGCTGGAACCACCGCACGGCGACCTTCATGATTCTGGGGAACTTCTGCACGCGCCGCTGCGGCTTTTGCGCGGTTCAGAAGGGGCAGCCGCTGCCAGTCGATCCCGATGAGCCGCGCCGCGTGGCTGAAGCCTGCAAGCACCTCGGGCTCAGGCACGCCGTGATCACCAGTGTGAACCGCGACGACCTGAAAGACGGCGGCGCGGGCCATTTCGCGGCGGTGATTCGCGCCATCCGCGAACGGATCCCCGGCTGCCGCGTGGAAGTGCTGGTGCCGGACTTCCAGGGCTCGTGGGAAGCCATGAAGACGGTGATGGACGCCGCGCCCGACGTGCTGAACCACAACATTGAAACGGTGCCGCGCCTGTACCGCGAGGTCCGGTTCGGCGCCCGCTATGAACGGTCGCTGGAAATGCTGGCCTATGCCGCTGAACTGCGCCCGGACATTCCGACCAAGTCGGGCCTGATGGTCGGGCTGGGCGAGAGCGACGAGGAAGTGATCGCGGTGCTCGGCGACCTGCGCCGGCACGGGGTCCGGATCGTGACCATCGGACAGTATCTGCGGCCCACGCTGAAGCACCTCCCGGTCCTGCGCTACGTGACGCCGGAGCAGTTCGCCGAATACCGCCGGTCTGCCTTGGAAATGGGATTCGAGCACGTCGAATCGGGTCCATTCGTGCGATCTTCGTATCACGCCGCAGAAGCGCTCGACGGCGGGCGGTGACCCGCACCCTCCGAGCCGGGTGCAATGGGTGGAACAAAAGCGGGCGGTTGTTCGTATCCGTTGGACGAGGAGGGTTCGCCGATGGCAGGCTTCCTGCTTTTCTGCATTCTGGCCGTGCTCTGCTGGCCGCTGGCCCTGCTGGCGCTGGTGCTTTACCCCATCATCTGGCTGCTTCTGCTGCCTTTCCGTCTGGTGGGTCTGGCAGTGAGAGGCGTTTTTGAACTGATCGGCGCGCTGTTCCTGCTGCCGGCGAAGATCGTCCGGGCGATCGTGTGAAAACGACGGCCTTCAGAACGTAATCGAAAACAGAACCTCGTACTGGTTCCGCCGGGACTGGGCGGCGCGGTCGTTAAAAATGCCGCCAAACCAGCGCGTGTAGCGGAACTCAGGAATCAGCTTGATGCCGAAGTCGTCGCGCAGAACCAGGCCGATGCCTGCCACCGCGCCGAAGATGTTGTTGTGCGCGGGCGTGGCGGGCGTCTCATCGCAACATGTTTTGGTGCCGCGAAACTCCTTTTCGGTGGCGCTGCGGATGCCGGTCACATGGCGCATCACGGGGCCGGCTTCGTAAAACCACTTCCAGCGCTCCTCATACCGGCTTTCGTTGTAGCGGCGGAGCAGCACCGGAAGATCCCAGTAGCGGGCGCGCGTGTCCTGCGTGTAGAAAGTGACGGTGCGATCATCGCCGGGCGTGTTCGGGTTGTCGACGCCTTCGTACCACGTGGTCGTCAGCCGGTAGCGCGGGCGGCGCAACTGAAGGTCGGCGTTGATGGCAAAGCGCTCGGTGAGGAAGAACTGGACCGTGGGTCCGCCGCCGAAGATTGTCCCTTTTGATTCATTCTTGCTGTCGATCTGTACGGGCGGGGTGGTCAGAGTCTCGCTCTGATCGCCGCCAAGCATCAGACCCAGGATCAGAAAACTGGCGTTGCCGCCAACAGTGAAGCGGCGGATGTAGGGCTTGTCTGTGAAAAATGGCGCCGGCTGCGACGATTCCGCCTTCGGCCTGGCGGGAGCCGGCGGCTGCGGCGCGGACTGCGCGGAAACGCCCGTCTGGGCGCCGGCCTGGGCGCCCAGAAGGCACAGAAACAGGAAGCTGAGAGCGGTACGCATGGGTTTCACAAGTCCGATCATCGGGGTTCGGGGCGGGAACATGGTCAGAACTGGAGCCGGAAGGCGAACTGGAGGGAGCGCGGTCCGCCGGGCGCGAAGAATGACGTCGGATTCGGCGCGAAAGAGGCATTCAGGGAACGCACCGGGAAGCCGAACACCGGGCTGCCGAGGAAGCCGCCTTCATTGCGGTTCGGATTGGCGAAGGCGGGCGTGTTCGTCACGTTGAAGGCCTGCACCGCCAGGTTGAGGCGCAGTCCTTCGGTGAATGGAATCTCGCGGCGCAGCGCCAGATCGAGCTGCGCCATCGGTCGACCATAAAGGATGTTGCGGCCAAGATCGCCCGTCTTGTTCGTGGCCGGTGCCGCAAATGCGGCCGGGTTGAGCCGCTTGCCGCCCGCGACGTTGCTGTCCTGGACCCACACCTCGGCGCCATTGTAGTTGGGGCGCACGAAACCGTACAGTCCGCGGATCACGGGCGTCTGAACGGCGCCCGCGTCGGCGCTGGGCGTCGAGTTCAGCATCAGCACGTCGAACGGCAGTCCGGAGCGGGCCGTGGCGATCCATTCCAGATGCCAGTCCCGCAGCGCGGCATTCAGGCCGGCAATCTGAGGGGCGGGCACCAGGTAGGTTCCCGAGACATTGAGCAGGTGGCGCACGTCATAATCGGCGTTGCCGCGCTCGTTGCCGAAGATCGTGGCAAAGCCGATGCCGCCGTAGATCGCATCGTCGTCGATGGCGTGAGCCCAGGTGTAGGTGGCCTGCATCTGGAGGCGGCGCGACAGCGGGCGGCGGTATTCGGCCTGCAATGCGTGATACGAGGTGTCCACCACGCTGATGATCTTGTGCAGGTCGATATAGTCGGCCGTGCTGCTGCGCTCGGCCGCGTTGCGCAGCAGGCGGCGCCCGGAGGTGCCGAGATAGGAGACCCTTGCCATCTGCCCCGCGCCGAGGTGTTTCTCGATGCCGAGGTTCCGGTGGCGGATGATCGGCGTCTGCAATGCGCGGTCCGGCGCCACCACCAGCCCGAAGCGTTTCTCCGGAGGCATTGCAGGCGCGGCGAGATCCGTGCCGACCAGCGGGAACGGCGGCAGCGACATGGAACGCACGTTCGAATACGGCGCGCCTTCGAACAGCGTCAGCAGGTTGCTGGCCCCGAATGCGTGAAAGCCCCCCACGCCGAAGCGGGCGATCAGCTCGTGGCCCGGCGTGGCGCGGATCACCTGCGTGTAGCTGAACCGCGGCGCCACGTCGGACCAGCTCGTGTCAAACACCGGCTCGTTCTGCACCACCCGGTTGGAGAAAGCGGTGGAAAGCGCCGCCGGCCGGGGCCCGCGGCGGACGCCGGGCGCAATGTTGATGTCCCACCGCACGCCAAAGCCGAGCGTGATGCGGGAGCCGATCTTCGCGGTGTTCTGGAGGAAGAAGGAAAGGTTCTGAAATTCCGGGTAAATGGCGTCGGAATTTGAGCTCACCACGGAAGAAACAGAGCGGGATGAGAGAAAAGCGCCCGGCGCCTGGGTCCCGTCCGCCTGGAGCTCGGAGAGCCCGCGGAAATAGGACACGCTCGAATAGGCAGGCTTGCGGATGGTGGGGGCGATGTAGCGGTAGTCGAAGCCCGCCACGTAGGAGTGTGCGCCAGCCACCATGGTCACGGTGTCTGACGCGTTGATCTGCCACTGGCGGTTGCCGGACGCGGGCCCGAAGGCGTAGCCGGCGAGGCCGAGCACGTGGAAACCATTTTCGGACAGCGCCGCATTCACGGTCGGCGGAAAAATGCGCGAAAATTCCGGCTGGGCGGCGCCGTTCAGCGGGTCAAAACGGTTCTGCATATCCAGCGAAACGTTTGTGTAATTGATCCGGAATTCATTGGTGGCGCCGGGCCGGAGCTCGGACGTGACGCCTGCCGTGCCGGAGCGGAACTCATCCTTCCAGGCGCGGATCACGCTCGGTGCAAGAAACATCGATCCGCGCGCGTCCGCATCGGTCTT
Encoded here:
- the hutI gene encoding imidazolonepropionase, producing MVFLAGDWERYDVKSPVMPNRLLVRGARQLLTLRGSGTPRRGAELGDLSIIENGAMLVENGRVTAVGPASRIENLTAARRAEELHVRGRVVMPGFIDGHTHLLYAAPRLDDFAMRISGRSYEEIAAAGGGIASTVRKVRRASQSTLRGQALRELWRMASCGTTTVEAKSGYALDAAGELRCLRVLASLEGEPLEIVPTFLGAHAVPPEFEGRPDAYIDYLIAEVMPAVAARKLARFADVYCDRNAFSLPQARRYLEAARRFGFELRLHAAQFADIGAVALAVELGARSVDHLERIDPAVIPVLARSNTVATLLPGSVLFLGGSHYAPARALIEAGAAVALATDYNPGTSPMWNMQMAVALACTQLRMTPAEAITAATVNAAHSLGIADRTGTLEAGKQADFVVMDVTDYREIGYYFGANLAVTTVKNGRILNPPDEVVINGKEAG
- the lipA gene encoding lipoyl synthase, translating into MALKRLVRRLELHTVCESAACPNIGECWNHRTATFMILGNFCTRRCGFCAVQKGQPLPVDPDEPRRVAEACKHLGLRHAVITSVNRDDLKDGGAGHFAAVIRAIRERIPGCRVEVLVPDFQGSWEAMKTVMDAAPDVLNHNIETVPRLYREVRFGARYERSLEMLAYAAELRPDIPTKSGLMVGLGESDEEVIAVLGDLRRHGVRIVTIGQYLRPTLKHLPVLRYVTPEQFAEYRRSALEMGFEHVESGPFVRSSYHAAEALDGGR